A window of the Pseudomonas fluorescens genome harbors these coding sequences:
- the znuB gene encoding zinc ABC transporter permease subunit ZnuB, whose translation MADFLFYALLAGLALAVVAGPLGSFVVWRRMAYFGDTLSHAALLGVALGFLLDVSPTVAVTVGCLLLAVLLVTLQQRQPLASDTLLGILAPSTLSLGLVVLSFMHEVRIDLMAYLFGDLLAISPTDLAWILGGSAAVLVLLVTLWRPLLAITVHEELAKVEGLPVAGLRMALMLLIAVVIAVAMKIVGVLLITSLLIIPAAAAQRHARSPEQMALGASVLGMLAVCGGLALSWFKDTPAGPSIVVTAAALFLLSFVLPRRGV comes from the coding sequence ATGGCTGATTTTCTGTTCTACGCCCTGCTTGCAGGTCTGGCGCTGGCGGTGGTCGCGGGGCCGCTCGGCTCGTTCGTGGTCTGGCGGCGCATGGCCTATTTCGGCGACACCCTGTCCCATGCCGCACTGCTCGGCGTGGCCTTGGGCTTTCTGCTGGATGTCAGCCCGACTGTCGCGGTCACCGTCGGCTGCCTGCTGTTGGCGGTGCTGCTGGTGACCCTGCAACAACGCCAGCCGCTAGCGTCCGACACCCTTTTGGGAATTCTCGCACCGAGCACGCTCTCCCTCGGGCTGGTGGTACTAAGCTTCATGCATGAAGTGCGGATCGACCTGATGGCCTATCTGTTCGGTGACCTGCTGGCGATCAGCCCGACCGATCTGGCGTGGATCCTCGGCGGCAGCGCGGCGGTGCTGGTGTTGCTGGTGACCTTGTGGCGCCCGCTGCTGGCAATCACCGTGCACGAGGAACTGGCCAAAGTCGAAGGCTTGCCGGTGGCCGGTTTGCGCATGGCGCTGATGCTGTTGATCGCAGTAGTGATCGCGGTGGCGATGAAAATCGTCGGTGTGTTGCTGATTACTTCGCTGTTGATCATCCCGGCGGCTGCGGCACAACGTCACGCCCGTTCGCCGGAGCAGATGGCACTGGGCGCGAGCGTGCTGGGCATGCTCGCCGTGTGTGGCGGGCTGGCGCTGTCCTGGTTCAAGGACACCCCGGCTGGCCCGTCAATCGTTGTGACGGCGGCCGCACTGTTTCTGCTGAGTTTTGTTCTGCCCCGTCGAGGGGTGTAG
- a CDS encoding PA5502 family lipoprotein encodes MKPFASRYLLLVAFSVLLGACQSTPPVAEVPDTRATAIAQLEQSLASSELATAEDQLAALQAETPNDQSLEQYQRQLAEAYLRRSQIVLQKGDVNAAATALARARVLMPKAPALTGGVNGAITEARKAELEKAEAALQAAEAKPKAKVIDPTAESTTVALNITDSRKLRRQLDAIAADVVNYDCAVSIQAPRTNDYPWLATLITKRVKKLDPDFDLKIEKQILRTVPAQMVLSPRKP; translated from the coding sequence ATGAAGCCGTTCGCCTCCCGTTATCTGCTCCTTGTGGCCTTTTCAGTGCTGCTGGGCGCCTGCCAAAGCACGCCGCCGGTGGCCGAAGTCCCCGACACGCGGGCCACGGCCATCGCACAGCTGGAGCAAAGCCTGGCCAGCAGCGAACTGGCCACTGCCGAAGACCAATTGGCAGCCTTGCAGGCCGAAACACCCAACGATCAGTCCCTTGAGCAATACCAGCGTCAGTTGGCCGAAGCTTATCTGCGCCGCAGCCAGATCGTCCTGCAGAAGGGCGATGTGAACGCGGCCGCAACCGCGCTGGCCCGTGCCCGCGTGTTGATGCCCAAGGCCCCGGCGTTGACTGGTGGCGTCAACGGCGCCATCACCGAAGCGCGCAAGGCCGAGCTGGAGAAAGCCGAAGCAGCGCTGCAGGCCGCTGAAGCCAAGCCGAAAGCCAAGGTGATCGATCCGACTGCCGAGAGCACCACGGTTGCGCTGAACATCACCGATAGCCGCAAACTTCGCCGCCAACTGGATGCGATCGCCGCCGACGTGGTGAATTACGACTGTGCGGTGAGCATTCAGGCCCCGCGCACCAATGATTACCCGTGGCTGGCGACGCTGATCACCAAACGCGTGAAGAAGCTGGATCCGGATTTCGATCTGAAGATCGAGAAACAGATTCTGCGCACGGTGCCGGCGCAGATGGTCCTGAGCCCGCGCAAACCTTGA
- the katE gene encoding catalase HPII — protein MSSKKPVPSKSELAGTDTPDRANTNAKLDSLEKFRSDATGQALRTNQGVKVADNQNTLKAGARGPSLLEDFIMREKITHFDHERIPERIVHARGTGAHGFFQTYENNSTLTKAGFLQDPGKKTPVFVRFSTVQGPRGSGDTVRDVRGFAVKFFTDEGNFDLVGNNMPVFFIQDAIKFPDFVHAVKPEPHNEIPTGGSAHDTFWDFVSLVPESAHMVIWAMSDRAIPKSLRSMQGFGVHTFRLINAEGKSRFVKFHWRPTAGTCSLVWDEAQKLAGKDTDYHRRDLWEAIEMGDYPEWELGVQVIEEENEHDFDFDILDPTKLIPEEIVPITPLGKMTLNRNPDNFFAETEQVAFCPGHIVPGIDFSNDPLLQGRLFSYTDTQISRLGGPNFHELPINRPVAPFHNGQRDAQHRTVIDKGRASYEPNSIDGGWPKETPPAAQDGGFESYPERIDANKIRQRSESFSDHFSQARLFFNSMSPHEKEHIIAAYSFELGKVEREFIRAREVNEILANIDLELAKRVAANLGLPAPGKGTVDVPKTSLDRSPALSQANLLPENIKTRKVAILAANGVDGAAIDAMKKALAAEGAHAKLLGPTSAPVKTADGKSLAVDASMEGLPSIAFDAVFVPGGAASVKALSGDGVALHYLLEAYKHLKAIALHGEAKQLLDVLKLEADAGLIEGKDVKALTQPFFAAIGQHRVWDREAKAKAIPA, from the coding sequence ATGAGCAGCAAAAAACCTGTCCCTTCCAAAAGTGAGCTGGCCGGAACCGATACCCCGGATCGCGCCAACACCAACGCCAAACTCGACAGCCTGGAAAAATTCCGCTCCGACGCCACCGGCCAGGCCCTGCGCACCAATCAGGGCGTGAAGGTCGCGGACAACCAGAACACCCTCAAAGCCGGGGCTCGCGGGCCGTCGCTGCTGGAAGACTTCATCATGCGTGAAAAGATCACGCACTTTGACCATGAGCGGATTCCCGAGCGCATCGTCCACGCTCGCGGCACCGGCGCCCATGGTTTCTTTCAAACCTACGAGAACAATTCGACGCTGACCAAGGCCGGCTTCCTGCAGGATCCGGGGAAGAAAACCCCGGTGTTCGTGCGTTTTTCCACAGTACAGGGGCCACGCGGTTCCGGCGATACGGTGCGTGACGTGCGTGGTTTTGCCGTGAAGTTCTTCACTGACGAAGGCAACTTCGATCTGGTCGGCAACAACATGCCGGTGTTCTTCATCCAGGACGCGATCAAGTTTCCCGACTTCGTCCACGCGGTAAAACCCGAGCCGCACAACGAAATCCCCACCGGCGGCTCAGCCCACGACACCTTCTGGGACTTCGTGTCGCTGGTGCCGGAATCCGCGCACATGGTCATCTGGGCCATGTCCGACCGGGCCATCCCGAAAAGCCTGCGCAGCATGCAGGGCTTCGGCGTGCACACCTTCCGGCTGATCAACGCCGAGGGCAAATCGCGCTTCGTCAAATTCCACTGGCGCCCTACTGCCGGCACTTGTTCGCTGGTATGGGACGAGGCGCAAAAACTCGCGGGTAAAGACACCGACTACCATCGGCGCGATCTGTGGGAAGCCATCGAGATGGGTGACTACCCGGAATGGGAACTCGGCGTTCAGGTCATCGAAGAGGAAAACGAGCACGACTTCGACTTCGACATCCTCGACCCGACCAAACTGATTCCCGAGGAAATCGTTCCGATTACGCCGCTGGGCAAGATGACCCTCAATCGCAACCCGGACAATTTCTTCGCCGAGACCGAGCAGGTCGCGTTCTGCCCCGGCCATATCGTGCCGGGGATCGACTTCTCCAATGACCCGCTGCTGCAAGGCCGGCTGTTTTCCTACACCGACACGCAGATCAGCCGACTTGGCGGGCCGAACTTTCATGAGCTGCCGATCAATCGCCCGGTCGCACCGTTCCACAACGGCCAGCGCGATGCCCAGCACCGCACGGTGATCGACAAGGGTCGGGCGTCCTACGAACCGAACTCCATCGATGGCGGCTGGCCGAAAGAAACTCCACCGGCCGCGCAGGACGGCGGGTTCGAAAGCTATCCGGAGCGCATCGATGCCAACAAGATCCGCCAGCGCAGCGAGTCGTTCAGCGACCACTTCTCCCAAGCGCGGCTGTTCTTCAACAGCATGAGCCCGCACGAGAAAGAGCACATCATCGCCGCCTACAGTTTCGAACTGGGCAAGGTTGAGCGTGAGTTCATCCGGGCCCGGGAAGTGAACGAGATTCTCGCCAACATCGACCTGGAGCTGGCCAAACGCGTGGCAGCCAACCTGGGTCTGCCAGCGCCAGGCAAAGGCACCGTCGACGTGCCTAAAACATCACTGGATCGCTCGCCGGCGCTGAGTCAGGCCAACCTGCTGCCGGAGAACATCAAGACCCGAAAAGTTGCGATCCTTGCGGCCAACGGCGTCGACGGTGCGGCGATTGATGCGATGAAGAAGGCGCTGGCGGCAGAAGGTGCGCACGCCAAGCTGCTTGGCCCGACTTCGGCGCCGGTGAAGACCGCCGATGGCAAAAGCCTGGCGGTGGATGCGTCGATGGAAGGTTTGCCTTCGATTGCGTTCGATGCGGTATTCGTGCCGGGTGGCGCGGCGTCGGTAAAAGCGTTGAGCGGTGACGGCGTGGCGTTGCATTACCTGCTGGAGGCGTACAAGCACCTGAAGGCGATTGCGCTGCATGGCGAGGCCAAGCAGTTGCTGGATGTGCTGAAGCTGGAGGCGGATGCGGGGTTGATCGAGGGCAAGGATGTGAAGGCGCTGACCCAGCCGTTCTTTGCGGCGATCGGGCAGCATCGGGTTTGGGATCGTGAGGCGAAGGCCAAGGCGATTCCGGCCTGA
- a CDS encoding methionine ABC transporter ATP-binding protein, with protein sequence MIEFQNVHKTYRVAGKDITALHPTSFSIENGQVFGLIGHSGAGKSTLLRLINRLEQSSGGKIIVDGEEVTALDANGLRRFRQQVGMIFQHFNLLASKTVADNVALPLTLAGELSRAEIDQRVAELLARVGLSDHAKKYPAQLSGGQKQRVGIARALATKPKILLCDEATSALDPQTTASVLQLLAEINRELKLTIVLITHEMDVIRRVCDQVGVMDAGVIVEQGSVADVFLHPKHLTTKRFVQESEQIDESEQRDDFAHVPGRIVRLTFQGEATYAPLLGTVARETGVDYSILAGRIDRIKDIPYGQLTLAVTGGDMEAAFARFTAADVHMEVLR encoded by the coding sequence GTGATCGAGTTTCAAAACGTCCATAAGACTTACCGCGTCGCCGGTAAGGACATCACCGCGCTGCACCCGACCAGCTTCTCCATCGAGAACGGTCAGGTGTTCGGCCTGATTGGCCATTCCGGTGCGGGAAAAAGTACCCTGCTGCGTCTGATCAATCGCCTGGAGCAATCCAGTGGCGGCAAGATCATCGTCGACGGCGAAGAAGTCACCGCGCTGGACGCCAACGGCCTGCGCCGTTTCCGTCAGCAGGTCGGGATGATCTTCCAGCACTTCAACCTGCTGGCGTCCAAGACCGTGGCCGACAACGTCGCGCTGCCGCTGACCCTGGCCGGTGAACTGTCCCGTGCCGAGATCGACCAGCGTGTGGCCGAGTTGCTGGCGCGGGTCGGTCTGTCCGATCACGCCAAAAAGTACCCGGCGCAGCTGTCCGGCGGTCAGAAGCAGCGCGTCGGCATCGCCCGCGCTCTGGCGACCAAGCCGAAAATCCTGCTGTGCGACGAAGCCACCAGCGCCCTCGACCCGCAGACCACGGCGTCGGTCCTGCAATTGCTGGCCGAGATCAACCGCGAGCTGAAGCTGACCATCGTCCTGATCACCCACGAGATGGATGTGATCCGCCGCGTGTGCGATCAGGTCGGCGTGATGGATGCCGGTGTGATCGTCGAGCAAGGTTCGGTGGCCGATGTGTTCCTGCATCCGAAGCACCTGACCACCAAGCGCTTTGTTCAGGAAAGCGAGCAGATCGACGAAAGCGAACAGCGCGATGACTTCGCTCACGTGCCGGGTCGCATCGTGCGTCTGACCTTCCAGGGCGAAGCGACCTACGCGCCGTTGCTCGGTACCGTCGCCCGGGAAACCGGTGTGGACTACAGCATCCTGGCCGGTCGTATCGACCGCATCAAAGACATTCCTTACGGGCAATTGACCCTCGCCGTCACCGGTGGCGACATGGAGGCGGCGTTCGCCCGCTTCACCGCCGCTGACGTTCACATGGAGGTGTTGCGCTAA
- a CDS encoding methionine ABC transporter permease — MEDLMSFFTNIDWYEIWLATGDTMMMLGGSLLFTVLLGLPLGVLLFLCSPRQLLEAKGVYALLSLVVNILRSLPFIILLIVMIPFTVLITGTSLGVAGAIPPLVVGATPFFARLVETALREVDRGIIEATQSMGATTRQIIMNALLPEARPGIFAAITVTAITLVSYTAMAGVVGAGGLGDLAIRFGYQRFQTDVMIVTVVLLLILVQVLQMVGDRLVVHFSRK, encoded by the coding sequence ATGGAAGACCTGATGAGTTTCTTCACCAATATCGACTGGTACGAAATCTGGCTCGCCACCGGCGACACCATGATGATGCTCGGCGGTTCGCTGCTGTTCACCGTGCTGCTCGGCCTGCCGCTGGGTGTGTTGCTGTTCCTGTGCAGCCCGCGTCAGTTGCTCGAAGCCAAAGGCGTGTACGCCTTGCTGTCGCTGGTGGTGAACATTCTGCGTTCGCTGCCGTTCATTATTCTGTTGATCGTGATGATCCCGTTCACCGTGCTGATCACCGGCACCTCGCTGGGCGTGGCCGGTGCGATTCCGCCACTGGTAGTGGGCGCGACGCCGTTCTTCGCGCGTCTGGTGGAAACCGCCCTGCGTGAAGTTGATCGCGGCATCATCGAAGCAACCCAGTCGATGGGCGCGACCACTCGCCAGATCATCATGAACGCCTTGCTGCCAGAGGCCCGTCCGGGCATCTTCGCAGCGATTACGGTGACGGCGATTACACTGGTTTCCTACACGGCGATGGCCGGTGTGGTCGGCGCCGGTGGCCTGGGTGACCTGGCGATCCGTTTCGGCTATCAGCGGTTCCAGACCGACGTGATGATCGTGACCGTGGTGTTGCTGCTGATTCTGGTGCAAGTGCTGCAAATGGTAGGCGACCGACTGGTCGTGCACTTCTCGCGCAAATAA
- a CDS encoding MetQ/NlpA family ABC transporter substrate-binding protein translates to MKKLIVALAAVAAFSAHAEETLTVAATPVPHAEILEFVKPVLDKEGVDLKVKVFTDYVQPNVQVAEKRLDANFFQHQPYLDEFNKAKGTSLVSVTGVHLEPLGAYSSKFKKIEELPSGANVVIPNDATNGGRALLLLAKAGVITLKDPTNILSTVKDIAQNPKDLKIRELEAATIPRVLTQVDLALINTNYALEAKLDPSKDALVIEGSDSPYVNILVSRADNKDSDAMKKLAAALHSPEVKKFITEKYKGAVLPAF, encoded by the coding sequence ATGAAAAAACTGATCGTTGCCCTGGCTGCCGTTGCAGCGTTCTCGGCCCACGCCGAGGAAACCCTGACCGTTGCTGCCACCCCGGTACCGCATGCGGAAATCCTCGAGTTCGTGAAGCCGGTACTGGACAAAGAAGGCGTGGATCTGAAGGTCAAGGTCTTCACCGACTACGTTCAGCCGAACGTACAGGTGGCCGAGAAGCGTCTGGACGCCAACTTCTTCCAACACCAGCCGTACCTCGATGAGTTCAACAAGGCCAAGGGCACCAGCCTGGTTTCCGTGACCGGCGTGCATCTGGAACCGCTGGGCGCCTACTCCAGCAAGTTCAAGAAAATCGAAGAGCTGCCAAGCGGCGCCAACGTGGTGATCCCGAACGACGCCACCAACGGCGGCCGCGCGCTGTTGCTGCTGGCCAAGGCCGGCGTGATCACCCTGAAGGATCCGACCAACATCCTGTCGACCGTCAAGGACATCGCCCAGAACCCGAAAGACCTGAAGATCCGTGAACTGGAAGCCGCGACCATCCCGCGCGTGCTGACCCAGGTCGACCTGGCGCTGATCAACACCAACTACGCGCTGGAAGCCAAGCTCGATCCGTCCAAGGATGCGCTGGTCATCGAAGGCAGCGATTCGCCTTACGTGAACATCCTGGTGTCCCGCGCGGACAACAAGGACAGCGACGCCATGAAGAAACTGGCCGCTGCGCTGCACAGTCCGGAAGTGAAGAAATTCATTACCGAGAAGTACAAAGGCGCGGTGTTGCCGGCGTTCTGA
- a CDS encoding SCO family protein, with protein sequence MTRTQKTVFILVAVIALILGLTVNKVLSGKGQGDPTALIDAGIILLPQTRNLPDVTMTNQDGQPVTVNELKGKWSLLFFGYTFCPDICPTTLAQLRQIKSELPKDAVDKLQIVLVSVDPNRDNPAQLKQYLGYFDPQFIGLTPKSIDELQKVANAVSIPFIPADTSKPNYTVDHSGNLAVIGPDGTQRGFIRAPLNNAKLVAQLPVMLNRK encoded by the coding sequence ATGACTCGAACCCAGAAAACCGTCTTCATCCTCGTCGCCGTGATCGCGCTGATCCTCGGCCTGACCGTCAACAAAGTGCTGAGCGGCAAGGGCCAGGGCGACCCGACCGCGCTGATCGACGCCGGCATCATCCTGCTGCCGCAGACCCGTAACCTGCCGGACGTGACGATGACCAATCAGGACGGCCAACCGGTCACCGTCAACGAGCTCAAAGGCAAGTGGAGCCTGCTGTTCTTCGGCTACACCTTCTGCCCGGACATCTGCCCGACCACCCTCGCCCAACTGCGCCAGATCAAGAGCGAGCTGCCGAAGGATGCTGTGGATAAATTGCAGATCGTGCTGGTCAGCGTCGACCCTAACCGCGACAACCCTGCGCAGTTGAAGCAGTATCTGGGTTACTTCGATCCACAGTTCATCGGCCTGACGCCGAAGTCGATCGACGAGCTGCAGAAGGTGGCGAACGCGGTGAGTATTCCGTTCATTCCGGCGGACACCAGCAAGCCGAATTACACGGTGGATCACAGTGGGAACCTGGCGGTGATCGGGCCGGATGGTACGCAGCGCGGGTTTATTCGGGCGCCGTTGAATAATGCCAAGCTGGTTGCGCAGTTGCCGGTGATGTTGAACCGCAAGTAA
- the cyoE gene encoding heme o synthase — translation MAILIGERPAQALWRDYLELTKPKVVVLMLITSLVGMFLATRAGVPWTVLVFGNLGIALCAGGAAAVNHVVDRRIDAVMARTHKRPLAEGRVSPTGALTFALVLALLGQALLLTFTNPLTAWLTLASLLGYAVIYTGFLKRATPQNIVIGGLAGAAPPLLGWTAATGHVSAEPLLLVLIIFAWTPPHFWALAIHRKEEYAKADIPMLPVTHGEHYTKVHILLYTFALLAVSLLPYVIHMSGLLYLICALGLGARFLQWAVVLYRGTRPHAAINTFKYSIWYLFLLFIALLVDHYLLLNL, via the coding sequence ATGGCGATTCTGATCGGCGAACGTCCGGCGCAGGCGCTGTGGCGTGATTACCTGGAGCTGACCAAACCGAAAGTCGTGGTGTTGATGCTGATCACCTCGCTGGTGGGCATGTTTCTCGCGACCCGCGCAGGCGTGCCGTGGACGGTGCTGGTGTTCGGCAATTTGGGGATCGCGCTGTGTGCCGGTGGCGCCGCGGCGGTCAATCATGTCGTGGATCGGCGCATCGATGCAGTCATGGCCCGCACCCATAAACGGCCGCTGGCCGAGGGCCGGGTTTCGCCCACAGGAGCACTGACCTTTGCGCTGGTGCTGGCGCTGCTCGGCCAGGCCTTGCTGCTGACTTTCACCAATCCGCTGACCGCATGGCTGACCCTGGCCTCGCTGCTCGGCTACGCGGTGATCTACACCGGTTTCCTCAAACGCGCGACACCGCAGAACATCGTCATCGGCGGCCTTGCCGGTGCCGCCCCGCCGCTGCTCGGCTGGACCGCCGCCACCGGCCACGTCAGCGCCGAACCGTTGCTGCTGGTGCTGATCATCTTCGCCTGGACTCCGCCGCACTTCTGGGCCTTGGCCATCCACCGCAAGGAGGAATACGCCAAGGCCGACATTCCGATGCTGCCGGTCACCCACGGCGAGCACTACACCAAGGTGCACATTCTGCTGTACACCTTCGCCCTGCTGGCGGTCAGCCTGTTGCCGTATGTGATCCACATGAGCGGCCTGTTGTACCTGATCTGCGCACTCGGTTTGGGCGCGCGGTTTCTGCAATGGGCCGTGGTGCTGTACCGTGGCACTCGGCCGCACGCGGCGATCAACACCTTCAAGTACTCTATCTGGTACTTGTTTCTGCTGTTCATCGCCCTGCTCGTAGACCACTACTTACTGTTGAACCTATGA
- a CDS encoding COX15/CtaA family protein, whose amino-acid sequence MAKPGFRLALFATLLALIVVLLGAYTRLTHAGLGCPDWPGCYGFISVPKSEAQLAHAELHYPDSPVEAHKGWNEMIHRYFAGTLGMLISVLAGRAWVNRRHPGQPLKLPLFLLAVVFAQAAFGMWTVTLKLWPQVVTGHLLGGFATLSLLFLLTLRLSGVLPALTVPKRLQYWATAGLLLVIGQIALGGWVSSNYAAVACIDFPTCHGQWLPPADFANGFHLTQHIGPNYLGGQLDSDARTAIHLTHRIGALLVTVVLLGLAWQLKVVGMTRLAGLVLIALAAQITLGISNVLFHLPLPVAVAHNAGGAALLLTMVLVNYHARTSLVRVKQPDDRALAPEPAQTLGGAHHY is encoded by the coding sequence ATGGCCAAACCTGGATTTCGCCTCGCGCTGTTTGCCACCCTGCTGGCATTGATCGTGGTGCTGCTCGGCGCCTACACCCGCCTGACCCACGCCGGCCTCGGCTGTCCGGACTGGCCGGGCTGCTACGGCTTCATCAGCGTGCCGAAAAGCGAAGCCCAACTGGCCCATGCCGAACTGCATTACCCCGACTCGCCGGTGGAGGCGCACAAAGGCTGGAACGAGATGATCCACCGCTACTTCGCCGGCACCCTCGGCATGCTGATTTCGGTACTGGCCGGGCGCGCGTGGGTCAACCGCCGTCATCCGGGGCAACCGCTGAAACTGCCGTTGTTTCTGCTGGCGGTGGTGTTCGCCCAAGCGGCGTTCGGCATGTGGACGGTGACGCTCAAGCTCTGGCCGCAAGTGGTGACCGGGCATTTGCTCGGCGGCTTCGCGACCTTGAGCCTGCTGTTTCTGCTGACGTTGCGACTATCCGGCGTGCTGCCAGCGCTGACCGTGCCCAAGCGTCTGCAATATTGGGCGACTGCCGGCCTGTTGCTGGTGATCGGCCAGATCGCCCTCGGCGGCTGGGTCAGCTCCAACTATGCGGCGGTGGCCTGCATCGACTTCCCGACCTGCCACGGCCAGTGGCTGCCGCCGGCGGATTTCGCCAACGGCTTCCACCTGACCCAACACATCGGCCCGAATTACCTGGGCGGGCAACTCGACAGCGATGCACGCACGGCGATTCACCTGACCCACCGCATCGGCGCGTTGCTGGTGACGGTCGTCCTGCTCGGTCTGGCCTGGCAACTGAAAGTGGTGGGCATGACCCGACTGGCCGGGCTGGTGCTGATCGCCCTCGCCGCGCAGATCACCCTCGGCATCAGCAACGTGCTGTTCCATCTGCCGCTGCCGGTGGCCGTGGCGCATAACGCCGGCGGTGCCGCACTGCTACTGACGATGGTGCTGGTCAACTACCACGCGCGGACCAGCCTGGTTCGGGTCAAGCAGCCGGATGATCGCGCGCTGGCGCCTGAGCCCGCGCAAACACTCGGCGGCGCCCATCACTATTAA